A window of Argopecten irradians isolate NY chromosome 1, Ai_NY, whole genome shotgun sequence contains these coding sequences:
- the LOC138317209 gene encoding angiopoietin-related protein 7-like: MDLKLRILVLVISTVESFTRLEFPQLSKRLLRVALGNQSLYKLDSFSGILNYAICAKYCKTKQCFAFSYTTYDSTCETYSRFFERSTHAEISQRTLYFNKVIINSCADLIGDNSGVYKIGQEGPIVYCDMDTEDGPWTVIQRRTKGDVDFYRPWNDYKNGFGDLQGDFWLGNDNLHLLTRISKILRVQVVALTGERAYAEYSHFQVDDESQNYKLLVNGFSGNITYDAMAFSNNCQFSTLDRDNDKSPKHCGQSYKSGWWHNNCYHAQLNGIFRKSTMDDEVIRWRFFPDPQVAANPLKETKMMIR; encoded by the exons ATGGATTTGAAACTACGCATTTTAGTTTTGGTCATTTCAACAGTAGAATCTTTCACCAGGCTTGAATTTCCGCAACTTAGCAAAAGACTACTTCGTGTGGCACTAGGGAATCAAAGTTTATACAAACTTGATTCATTTTCTGGGATTTTGAATTATGCAATCTGTGCCAAATATTGCAAAACTAAACAATGCTTTGCTTTTTCGTACACGACATATGACTCAACATGTGAGACTTACTCCCGCTTTTTTGAAAGGTCAACACATGCTGAAATCTCACAACGGACGTTGTACTTTAACAAAG TGATTATTAACAGTTGCGCAGACCTGATTGGAGACAACTCTGGTGTATACAAAATAGGACAAGAGGGCCCCATTGTATACTGTGATATGGATACTGAAGATGGACCATGGACT gTGATCCAAAGGCGAACAAAGGGAGATGTCGATTTTTATCGTCCATGGAATGATTACAAGAATGGATTTGGTGATCTCCAAGGAGACTTCTGGCTCG GTAACGATAACCTTCACCTCCTTACAAGAATCTCTAAGATCCTGCGTGTGCAAGTTGTAGCTTTGACTGGGGAAAGGGCATATGCAGAGTACTCCCATTTTCAGGTTGATGATGAATCTCAAAATTACAAATTGCTTGTGAATGGCTTTTCCGGAAACATAACGT ATGATGCCATGGCGTTCAGTAATAACTGTCAGTTCAGCACGTTGGATAGGGACAACGATAAATCTCCTAAACACTGTGGTCAATCCTACAAAAGTGGTTGGTGGCATAACAACTGTTACCATGCCCAGCTGAATGGGATTTTTAGGAAATCTACTATGGATGATGAGGTTATTCGGTGGAGGTTCTTTCCAGACCCACAAGTGGCAGCTAATCCTTTAAAAGAGACGAAAATGATGATTCGGTAG